In Afipia carboxidovorans OM5, the sequence CGCGGCTGCTTGCCGCGACCAGACCAAGTCTCGGACGGTGCAGCCGGATTACGGTACTTCGGAAATACTCTGGGATATTTCCGCCGAACCTTGTTATTCGAATCCAGCGAGTGAGCCAAATCGCCGCCGAACGCATTTCGTCCGCGGTTCAGAACCGCCAAGCGCTCCTCCAACTCCTGTTTTTCGGAAGTAATTCGCTCGGCCAGGATCTTGCTGATCCTTTCATGAAACGACCACAGGTCGTCAATCGGCATAGATTCTAGTTCAAGTTTCTTGATCGACATCAGGCTTGCCCCAATTCAATTCAACAAACCACCCCACCCCACAATTCTTAGTTTCCAAATAAGACTATTCATTGAGTCGAACAAGTCTTAATCGACGATAATTGTGGCGAAGTTATCTAAAATAAATCTGAATTAAGCCAATCATCTGGAATCATTGAATTTTCTTTGAAGAGACAATAAAACTCATTCATCGCGCAATGTGTATAACTGCGCCACCTTCACAAATGACACCTCATGGGGCGCCTTCGCGTCCCCGCTGACGCGGACTGTTTGTTTTTCCGGTTATTGTCCAGTCGTCTGGACGTAAAATATATAATCACCAGCACCGAAATAATTAAAACTCTTT encodes:
- a CDS encoding H-NS family nucleoid-associated regulatory protein; translation: MSIKKLELESMPIDDLWSFHERISKILAERITSEKQELEERLAVLNRGRNAFGGDLAHSLDSNNKVRRKYPRVFPKYRNPAAPSETWSGRGKQPRWLVAAIKSGRKIDDFRIRDQASAKGRRQRA